Proteins encoded together in one Plectropomus leopardus isolate mb chromosome 19, YSFRI_Pleo_2.0, whole genome shotgun sequence window:
- the kat7b gene encoding histone acetyltransferase KAT7 — MPRRRQRHMVGSGSDGTEDSDSSAEREQTNSSESDGNMPKRQRLTRASTRLSQSSQDTPDLKRAADHDESPPLTPTGNAPSSESELDISSPNASHDESQAKDQANRDSDKDLSHRPKRRRCHETYNFNMKCPTPGCNSLGHLTGKHERHFAVSGCPLYHNLSADECKVKAISREKQEEEVKGQEENNSRHATRHQTPTSKQSKYKEQVAEMRKGRNSGLQKEQKEKHMEHRQTHSNTREPLLENITSEYDLELFRKAQARASEDLEKLRIQGQITEGSNMIKTILFGRYELDTWYHSPYPEEYARLGRLYVCEFCLKYMKSQTILRRHMAKCVWKHPPGDEVYRKGSISVFEVDGKKNKIYCQNLCLLAKLFLDHKTLYYDVEPFLFYVMTEADNTGCHLVGYFSKEKNSFLNYNVSCILTMPQYMRQGFGKMLIDFSYLLSKVEEKVGSPERPLSDLGLISYRSYWKEVLLRYMHNFQGKEISIKEISQETAVNPVDIVSTLQSLQMLKYWKGKHLVLKRQDLIDEWKAKEIKRGNSNKTIDPSSLKWTPPKGT, encoded by the exons AGACACATGGTCGGGAGTGGTTCAGATGGAACTGAAGACTCTGACTCCTCCGCTGAAAGAGAACAGACTAACAGTTCAGAAAGTGATGGGAACATGCCCAAGAGACAGCGCCTCACTAGAGCCTCTACTCGCCTTAGCCAAAGCTCTCAGG ATACTCCAGACTTGAAGCGAGCTGCAGACCATGACGAATCCCCGCCATTGACGCCCACAGGAAATGCACCTTCCTCTGAATCTGAACTGGACATCTCCAGCCCCAATGCCTCCCATGATGAGAGCCAGGCTAAAGATCAAGCCAACAGAGACTCAGATAAGGACCTCTCCCATCGACCCAAACGCCGCCGCTGTCACGAGACCTACAACTTCAACATGAAATGCCCCACACCGGGATGCAATTCACTTG GTCACCTCACAGGAAAACATGAACGTCATTTTGCTGTATCAGGCTGCCCTCTTTACCACAACCTCTCCGCTGATGAATGCAAA GTGAAAGCCATCAGCCGCGAGAAACAAGAGGAGGAGGTAAAAGGGCAGGAAGAAAACAACTCACGCCATGCAACTCGTCACCAG ACACCAACATCGAAACAGAGCAAATACAAAGAGCAGGTGGCTGAGATGAGGAAGGGGCGAAACTCTGGCCTTCAGAAGGAGCAGAAAGAAAAGCACATG GAGCATCGacagacacacagcaacacaagaGAGCCCCTGCTGGAGAACATCACCAGTGAATACGACCTGGAGCTCTTCAGAAAAGCCCAGGCCCGTGCATCTGAAGATCTG GAGAAACTGCGTATTCAGGGTCAGATCACTGAGGGCAGTAACATGATAAAGACCATCCTGTTTGGTCGCTACGAGCTGGACACCTGGTACCACTCACCCTATCCTGAGGAGTATGCACGCCTAGGTCGCCTCTACGTCTGTGAATTCTGCCTCAAGTACATGAAGAGCCAAACCATTCTCCGACGACACATG GCCAAATGTGTGTGGAAGCATCCTCCAGGAGACGAGGTGTACAGAAAGGGGAGCATATCGGTGTTTGAAGTGGACGGTAAAAAGAATAAG ATCTATTGCCAGAACCTTTGCTTACTTGCCAAACTCTTCTTGGACCACAAAACGCTGTACTACGACGTGGAACCTTTTCTCTTCTACGTCATGACTGAGGCTGACAACACAGGCTGCCATTTAGTGGGATACTTTTCCAAG GAGAAGAATTCCTTCCTCAACTACAATGTATCCTGCATCCTGACAATGCCGCAGTACATGAGGCAGGGCTTTGGCAAGATGCTCATTGACTTTA GCTACCTGCTGTCCAAAGTGGAGGAGAAGGTGGGCTCACCCGAGAGGCCCTTGTCTGATCTGGGCCTCATCAGTTACCGTAGCTACTGGAAGGAAGTGTTACTCAGATACATGCACAATTTCCAAGGCAAGGAGATCTCCATCAAAG AAATCAGTCAGGAAACGGCGGTCAATCCGGTGGACATTGTGAGCACCCTGCAGTCTCTCCAGATGCTGAAGTATTGGAAAGGAAAGCATTTGGTGTTGAAGCGACAG GACCTGATTGACGAGTGGAAAGCGAAGGAGATCAAGCGAGGTAATAGCAACAAAACCATCGACCCGAGCTCACTAAAATGGACCCCTCCCAAAGGGACATAA